Proteins encoded in a region of the Bacillus sp. T3 genome:
- the ridA gene encoding 2-iminobutanoate/2-iminopropanoate deaminase — protein MKVVQTSGAPAAIGPYSQGIIVNNMFYSSGQIPLTAEGVLVEGDIQAQTHQVFKNLQAVLEEAGASFETVVKTTVFIKDMNDFVALNEVYGEYFSVHKPARSCVEVARLPKDVLVEIEVIALVK, from the coding sequence ATGAAGGTAGTTCAAACAAGCGGTGCTCCTGCCGCAATAGGTCCATATTCTCAAGGAATCATTGTCAACAATATGTTTTATAGTTCTGGACAAATTCCATTAACTGCAGAAGGGGTATTGGTTGAGGGAGACATTCAAGCACAAACTCATCAGGTATTTAAAAACCTGCAAGCAGTCCTTGAGGAGGCTGGTGCGTCTTTTGAAACAGTTGTTAAAACAACGGTGTTTATTAAGGACATGAATGATTTTGTGGCTCTGAATGAAGTATATGGTGAATATTTTTCAGTACATAAGCCAGCACGATCATGTGTTGAGGTGGCTCGTCTACCAAAAGATGTACTAGTTGAAATTGAAGTGATTGCGCTCGTTAAATAA
- a CDS encoding ribose-phosphate diphosphokinase, whose product MSNQYLDPNLKVFTLNSNKELAEEIAKVIGVELGKCSVTRFSDGEIQINIEESIRGCDVFIIQSTSSPVNEHLMELLILIDALKRASAKTINLVIPYYGYARQDRKARAREPITAKLVANLLETAGATRVITLDLHAPQIQGFFDIPIDHLMGVPILSEYFKNKAYEKDIVIVSPDHGGVTRARKMAERLKAPIAIIDKRRPKPNVAEVMNIVGNIEGKVAILIDDIIDTAGTITLAANALVENGASEVYACCTHPVLSGPAISRIENSKIKELVITNSIALPEEKMIDKIVNLSVASLLGDAIIRVHEEQSVSVLFE is encoded by the coding sequence ATGTCGAATCAATATTTAGATCCAAATTTAAAAGTATTTACTTTAAACTCAAACAAAGAGCTTGCTGAAGAAATTGCCAAAGTCATTGGTGTAGAACTTGGGAAATGTTCCGTTACTCGTTTTAGTGATGGTGAAATTCAAATAAACATTGAAGAAAGTATTCGTGGTTGTGATGTATTCATCATTCAATCAACAAGCTCACCTGTAAATGAGCATTTAATGGAATTGCTCATCTTAATCGATGCACTGAAAAGAGCGTCAGCTAAAACGATAAACCTAGTTATTCCGTACTACGGTTATGCACGCCAAGATCGTAAGGCACGTGCGCGTGAGCCAATCACAGCAAAACTAGTTGCTAACTTGCTTGAAACTGCTGGTGCTACGCGTGTTATTACATTGGATCTGCATGCACCACAAATTCAAGGTTTCTTTGATATTCCAATCGACCACCTAATGGGTGTTCCAATCCTATCTGAGTATTTTAAAAATAAAGCTTACGAGAAGGATATTGTCATCGTATCACCTGACCATGGCGGGGTAACACGTGCTCGTAAAATGGCAGAACGCTTAAAGGCTCCAATTGCCATTATCGATAAGCGTCGTCCAAAGCCAAACGTGGCAGAGGTTATGAACATTGTCGGTAATATCGAAGGAAAAGTTGCAATCCTAATTGATGATATCATTGATACTGCAGGAACGATTACACTAGCAGCAAATGCACTTGTTGAAAATGGAGCTTCAGAGGTTTATGCATGCTGTACACATCCTGTTTTATCAGGTCCAGCGATTAGCCGTATTGAAAACTCAAAAATTAAAGAATTAGTTATTACAAATTCAATTGCTCTTCCAGAAGAAAAGATGATTGATAAAATCGTCAATCTTTCTGTCGCTTCATTGCTTGGTGATGCAATTATCCGTGTTCATGAGGAGCAATCAGTAAGCGTATTGTTCGAATAG
- the metG gene encoding methionine--tRNA ligase: MEEKLNTFYLTTPIYYPSGNLHIGHAYTTVAGDAMARYKRMRGYDVMYLTGTDEHGQKIQEKAEEKGVTPQAYVDEIVAGIQDLWKKLDISYDDFIRTTEDRHKQVVQKIFAQLLEQGDIYLGEYEGWYCTPCESYYTELQLVEGNCPDCGRPVQKVKEESYFFKVSKYADRLLAYYEENPEFIQPESRKNEMINNFIKPGLEDLAVSRTTFDWGIKVPGNPKHVIYVWIDALSNYITALGYGAENDAKYLNYWPANVHLVGKEIVRFHTIYWPIMLMALELPLPKKVFAHGWLLMKDGKMSKSKGNVVDPVTLIDRYGLDSLRYYLLREVPFGADGVFTPEGFVDRINFDLANDLGNLLNRTVAMINKYFDGEIPAYVGANGEFDQQLLQVNQEAVRKYEDAMERMEFSVALTSIWQVVSRTNKYIDETQPWVLAKEEATKPELANVMAHLAESLRRVAILLKPFLTQAPDKIFAQLGVNAEELTSWASIERFGQIPVGTKVTKGEPIFPRLDIEEEVAYIKAQMAPPASKKEEEEPKAEVLEKPEVEEISIEDFMKVDLRVAEVIECEAIPKADKLLKLQLDLGYEKRQVVSGIAQYYKPEELVGRKVICVTNLKPVKLRGQLSQGMILAGSQDGQLSLATVDQSLPNGSKVK; this comes from the coding sequence ATGGAGGAAAAATTAAATACGTTTTACCTTACAACTCCGATTTATTATCCAAGCGGAAATCTACATATAGGACATGCATATACAACGGTAGCAGGTGATGCAATGGCCCGATATAAGCGGATGCGTGGCTATGATGTAATGTATCTAACAGGAACGGATGAGCATGGCCAAAAAATTCAGGAAAAGGCCGAAGAAAAGGGTGTAACTCCACAGGCTTATGTCGATGAAATTGTGGCTGGAATTCAAGATTTGTGGAAAAAGCTTGATATTTCTTATGATGATTTTATAAGGACAACTGAGGATCGGCATAAGCAAGTTGTTCAGAAGATTTTTGCGCAGCTTCTTGAGCAGGGCGATATTTACTTAGGTGAGTATGAAGGCTGGTATTGTACTCCTTGTGAGTCATACTATACTGAACTTCAATTAGTAGAAGGAAATTGTCCGGATTGCGGACGGCCAGTTCAAAAGGTGAAAGAAGAATCCTATTTCTTTAAAGTAAGCAAGTATGCTGATCGCTTACTCGCTTATTATGAAGAAAATCCTGAATTTATCCAACCAGAGTCACGAAAAAATGAAATGATTAATAATTTTATTAAACCAGGGTTGGAGGATTTAGCTGTATCAAGGACGACTTTTGACTGGGGTATTAAGGTACCTGGGAATCCAAAACATGTAATTTATGTTTGGATTGACGCTTTATCTAACTACATTACTGCATTAGGTTATGGCGCAGAAAATGATGCGAAATATTTAAACTACTGGCCAGCAAATGTTCATTTAGTAGGAAAAGAAATTGTTCGTTTCCATACAATTTACTGGCCGATTATGTTAATGGCCTTGGAACTTCCACTACCGAAAAAAGTTTTCGCTCATGGTTGGTTATTAATGAAGGATGGAAAAATGTCAAAATCTAAAGGAAATGTGGTTGATCCTGTCACATTAATTGATCGTTATGGGCTAGATTCACTACGTTATTATTTACTCCGTGAAGTCCCATTTGGAGCGGATGGAGTCTTTACACCAGAAGGTTTTGTTGACCGAATTAATTTTGATTTAGCCAATGATCTTGGTAACCTATTAAATCGTACAGTTGCCATGATTAATAAATATTTTGATGGTGAAATTCCAGCCTATGTAGGAGCAAATGGAGAATTTGATCAACAGCTTTTACAGGTAAATCAAGAAGCAGTCCGCAAATATGAGGATGCGATGGAGCGGATGGAGTTTTCAGTAGCCTTAACCTCTATTTGGCAAGTTGTAAGTCGTACGAATAAATACATTGATGAGACGCAACCATGGGTGTTAGCGAAAGAGGAAGCAACAAAGCCTGAATTAGCGAATGTAATGGCTCATCTTGCTGAATCATTACGTCGTGTAGCCATTTTACTAAAACCATTTTTAACACAGGCACCGGATAAAATTTTTGCCCAATTAGGGGTAAATGCTGAAGAATTAACGAGCTGGGCAAGCATTGAACGTTTCGGGCAAATTCCAGTAGGAACAAAGGTTACAAAAGGCGAGCCGATTTTCCCACGTCTTGATATTGAAGAGGAAGTAGCTTATATTAAAGCACAAATGGCACCACCTGCTTCGAAAAAGGAAGAGGAGGAACCGAAAGCAGAGGTTTTAGAAAAACCAGAGGTCGAGGAAATTTCGATTGAAGATTTTATGAAGGTTGATTTGCGTGTGGCAGAAGTAATTGAGTGTGAGGCAATCCCAAAAGCAGATAAGTTATTAAAGCTGCAATTGGATTTAGGCTATGAAAAGCGCCAAGTTGTTTCTGGAATTGCTCAATACTATAAGCCTGAGGAGTTAGTGGGGCGCAAGGTTATTTGTGTGACAAATCTTAAGCCTGTTAAACTGCGTGGTCAGCTTTCACAGGGGATGATATTAGCAGGTAGCCAAGATGGGCAGCTATCGCTAGCAACCGTTGATCAAAGTCTACCAAATGGCTCAAAAGTAAAATAA
- the glmU gene encoding bifunctional UDP-N-acetylglucosamine diphosphorylase/glucosamine-1-phosphate N-acetyltransferase GlmU, with protein sequence MSSRYAIILAAGQGTRMKSKLYKVLHPVCGKPMVQHVVDQVSQLNIDEMVTIIGHGAEKVKAQLGNLSQYALQESQLGTAHAVIQAKEMLAGKPGVTLVVCGDTPLIQAETMEALFKQHQDANAKVTVLTAEAVDPTGYGRIVRNNEGFVEKIVEHKDATVEERSIKEINTGTYCFDNLALFQALEQVSNDNVQGEYYLPDVIEILKKQGEIVTAFQTTEFEETLGVNDRIALSEAERIMKIRINETHMRNGVTLIDPQTTYIGSDVAIGQDTVIYPGTVLLGKTTIGSDCIIGPNSEIKDCQIGDETTIRHSVAHDSSIGRAVNIGPFAHIRPASDIHDDVKIGNFVEIKKAVFGQGSKASHLSYIGDAEVGKDVNIGCGSITVNYDGKNKFLTKIEDNVFVGCNSNLVAPVTIGKGSYVAAGSTITSDVPEDALSIARARQVNKENYVQKLNQKK encoded by the coding sequence ATGTCTAGTCGGTATGCGATTATTTTAGCCGCAGGTCAAGGAACACGAATGAAGTCAAAGCTTTATAAAGTGTTACATCCTGTTTGCGGTAAACCAATGGTTCAACACGTTGTTGATCAAGTTTCTCAGCTTAATATAGATGAAATGGTCACAATTATTGGTCATGGTGCGGAAAAAGTAAAAGCTCAACTTGGGAACTTGAGTCAGTATGCATTGCAAGAAAGTCAGCTTGGTACGGCACATGCTGTTATTCAAGCTAAAGAAATGCTTGCAGGAAAACCAGGAGTCACGTTAGTTGTCTGCGGAGATACTCCGTTAATTCAGGCTGAAACGATGGAAGCGTTGTTCAAGCAGCATCAAGATGCCAATGCAAAAGTAACGGTTTTAACTGCAGAAGCTGTGGATCCAACTGGCTACGGTCGAATTGTTCGGAATAACGAAGGGTTTGTTGAAAAGATTGTTGAACATAAGGATGCAACAGTAGAAGAGCGGAGCATTAAGGAAATTAACACAGGCACTTATTGCTTTGATAATCTTGCTTTATTTCAAGCACTTGAACAAGTTTCTAATGATAATGTACAGGGCGAATATTACTTGCCTGATGTCATTGAAATTCTGAAAAAACAAGGTGAAATCGTAACCGCTTTTCAAACCACAGAATTCGAAGAGACGCTGGGCGTCAATGATCGAATTGCCCTTTCTGAAGCAGAACGGATTATGAAAATTAGAATTAATGAAACACATATGCGCAATGGTGTGACACTGATTGACCCGCAAACTACATATATTGGTTCGGATGTTGCGATTGGTCAAGATACAGTCATTTACCCTGGTACGGTTCTTTTAGGAAAGACAACAATTGGTTCAGATTGTATTATTGGCCCAAATAGCGAAATAAAGGATTGCCAAATTGGCGATGAAACAACAATCCGCCATTCTGTTGCACATGATAGCAGTATTGGTAGGGCTGTAAATATTGGACCATTTGCCCATATTCGACCAGCATCTGATATTCATGATGATGTAAAAATCGGAAACTTTGTCGAAATTAAAAAAGCTGTTTTTGGTCAAGGAAGTAAAGCATCACATCTTAGTTACATAGGAGATGCCGAAGTTGGTAAGGATGTTAATATTGGCTGTGGCTCAATTACAGTAAACTACGATGGAAAAAATAAATTCTTAACGAAGATTGAAGACAATGTATTTGTCGGTTGTAATTCCAATTTAGTAGCACCTGTCACTATTGGCAAAGGGTCTTACGTTGCAGCAGGTTCTACGATTACAAGTGATGTTCCAGAGGATGCATTATCAATCGCTCGAGCGCGTCAAGTGAATAAAGAAAACTATGTACAAAAATTAAATCAAAAGAAATAA
- a CDS encoding TatD family hydrolase: protein MLFDTHVHLNADQYKEDLTEVIERALQEGVKKMVVVGFDTPTITKAIELVETYEFLYASVGWHPVDAIDMTEADLAWIEQLSSHPKVVALGEMGLDYYWDKSPKDIQKEVFRKQIQLAKKVKLPIIIHNRDATADIMEILKEERAEEVGGIMHCFSGSPETALECIKMNFYISLGGPVTFKNAKQPKKVAEVVPLDRLLIETDCPYLTPHPYRGKRNEPSYVKLVAEQIADIKGESFEDICRITTENAKKIFDIK, encoded by the coding sequence ATGCTTTTCGATACACATGTGCACTTAAATGCGGATCAATATAAAGAAGATTTAACAGAGGTAATCGAGCGCGCCTTGCAGGAGGGTGTCAAAAAGATGGTCGTCGTCGGATTTGACACCCCTACGATTACAAAAGCGATTGAACTCGTGGAAACGTATGAATTCCTTTATGCAAGCGTGGGCTGGCATCCTGTTGATGCAATTGATATGACAGAAGCCGATTTAGCATGGATTGAACAGTTATCTAGTCATCCTAAAGTCGTTGCACTAGGAGAAATGGGACTTGATTATTATTGGGATAAATCTCCAAAGGATATTCAAAAGGAAGTGTTCAGGAAACAAATTCAACTTGCTAAAAAGGTAAAGCTACCGATTATTATTCATAATCGTGATGCAACAGCCGATATTATGGAAATCTTGAAAGAAGAACGGGCAGAAGAGGTTGGAGGTATCATGCATTGTTTTAGCGGCAGCCCGGAAACAGCCCTTGAGTGTATTAAAATGAACTTCTACATTTCCTTAGGTGGGCCTGTCACGTTTAAAAACGCGAAACAGCCTAAAAAGGTAGCAGAAGTGGTACCGTTAGATCGACTATTAATTGAAACAGATTGTCCGTATCTTACTCCGCATCCTTACCGTGGTAAACGAAATGAACCAAGCTATGTGAAGTTAGTCGCAGAACAAATTGCCGACATTAAGGGCGAATCTTTTGAAGATATTTGTAGGATTACAACAGAAAATGCAAAAAAAATATTCGACATTAAATGA
- a CDS encoding GIY-YIG nuclease family protein, whose product MENRHYFYVLQCRDGSFYGGYTNNIERRIAMHNNGKGAKYTKGRGPVVLLYKRIFENKSDALKAEYEFKQWSRKKKEQFLMKEAGECYVATKKL is encoded by the coding sequence ATGGAGAATAGGCATTATTTTTATGTATTACAATGTCGGGATGGAAGTTTTTATGGGGGATATACAAATAATATCGAACGGCGCATTGCCATGCATAATAATGGCAAGGGCGCAAAGTATACAAAAGGCAGAGGGCCCGTTGTCCTTTTATACAAAAGGATATTTGAGAATAAGAGCGATGCGTTGAAAGCAGAATATGAATTCAAGCAGTGGTCTCGGAAAAAAAAGGAACAGTTTTTAATGAAAGAGGCAGGTGAGTGTTATGTGGCAACAAAAAAGCTTTAG
- a CDS encoding AbrB/MazE/SpoVT family DNA-binding domain-containing protein — MKSTGIVRKVDELGRVVIPIELRRTLGIAEKDALEIYVDDERIILKKYKPNMTCQVTGEVSDDNVTLADGKLILSREGAEQLVDEIKSAFNLNK, encoded by the coding sequence ATGAAATCTACAGGTATTGTACGTAAGGTTGATGAGCTTGGTCGTGTTGTTATTCCAATCGAGCTAAGAAGAACACTTGGAATTGCAGAGAAAGATGCACTTGAGATTTACGTTGACGACGAAAGAATTATTTTAAAAAAATATAAACCAAATATGACTTGCCAAGTGACTGGTGAAGTATCAGATGATAACGTAACACTAGCTGACGGAAAATTAATCCTTAGCCGTGAAGGTGCAGAACAACTAGTTGACGAAATTAAATCTGCTTTTAATTTAAATAAATAA
- a CDS encoding small, acid-soluble spore protein, alpha/beta type produces MSRRRGIMSEHFKEELAKELGFYDVVQKEGWGGIKARDAGNMVKMAIQLAEQQLMNKR; encoded by the coding sequence TTGAGCAGAAGAAGAGGGATTATGTCTGAACATTTTAAAGAAGAGCTTGCAAAAGAGCTTGGCTTTTATGATGTGGTTCAAAAGGAAGGCTGGGGTGGAATCAAGGCCCGTGATGCAGGAAATATGGTAAAAATGGCGATCCAACTTGCAGAGCAACAGCTAATGAACAAACGATAA
- the spoVG gene encoding septation regulator SpoVG: MEVTDVRLRRVNTDGRMRAIASITLDNEFVVHDIRVIDGNNGLFVAMPSKRTPDGEFRDIAHPINSGTRGKIQEAVLAEYHRLGELEVEFEEAGAS; encoded by the coding sequence ATGGAAGTGACAGACGTTAGATTACGCCGTGTTAATACAGATGGTCGTATGAGAGCAATCGCATCAATTACATTAGACAATGAGTTTGTTGTTCATGACATTCGTGTCATAGACGGAAACAATGGTTTATTTGTTGCGATGCCGAGCAAACGGACACCAGATGGTGAATTCCGTGATATCGCCCATCCAATTAATTCGGGAACTCGTGGCAAAATTCAAGAAGCCGTATTAGCGGAATACCATCGATTAGGTGAATTAGAAGTTGAATTTGAAGAAGCCGGAGCATCCTAA
- the rsmA gene encoding 16S rRNA (adenine(1518)-N(6)/adenine(1519)-N(6))-dimethyltransferase RsmA, translating to MNKDIATPIRTRAILEKYGFSFKKSLGQNFLIDPNILTRIVDHANISEDTGTIEIGPGIGALTEHLARRSKKVVAFEIDQRLLPILNETLSPYSNVEIIHSDVLKADVKTVIEEKFTDVKDIMVVANLPYYVTTPIIMKLLEEKLPIRGIVVMLQKEVADRISAKPGTKDYGSLSIAVQYYTTAEIVMTVPKTVFVPQPNVDSAIIRLTVRDQPAVEMKDEDFFFQVIKASFAQRRKTILNNLTNQLPLGKEKKEAIVAALNAAHIEPGRRGETLTIEEFARLSDELLHYFQHVS from the coding sequence ATGAATAAAGATATCGCGACACCGATACGAACGAGAGCTATTCTTGAAAAGTACGGATTTTCATTTAAAAAAAGTCTTGGCCAAAACTTCTTGATTGACCCTAATATCTTAACAAGAATTGTTGATCATGCTAATATTTCGGAAGATACAGGAACAATTGAAATTGGGCCAGGAATTGGAGCATTAACGGAACATTTAGCTCGCCGCAGTAAAAAAGTAGTCGCATTTGAGATTGATCAACGACTGCTACCAATTTTGAATGAAACCCTTTCACCCTATTCTAATGTGGAGATTATCCATTCTGATGTCTTAAAGGCTGATGTGAAGACGGTGATTGAGGAAAAGTTTACTGATGTTAAGGATATTATGGTTGTGGCCAATTTACCTTACTATGTGACGACGCCGATTATCATGAAATTACTGGAGGAGAAGCTGCCGATCAGAGGAATTGTCGTCATGCTTCAAAAGGAAGTTGCTGACCGTATTTCAGCGAAACCAGGAACGAAGGATTACGGCTCGCTTTCAATTGCTGTTCAATACTATACGACGGCAGAAATTGTGATGACCGTTCCAAAAACAGTCTTTGTTCCACAGCCAAATGTCGATTCAGCTATTATTAGACTGACTGTCCGTGATCAGCCAGCCGTTGAAATGAAAGATGAGGACTTCTTCTTTCAAGTGATCAAAGCAAGTTTTGCACAAAGGCGGAAAACGATATTAAATAATTTAACGAACCAGCTGCCGTTGGGAAAAGAGAAAAAAGAAGCAATTGTAGCCGCATTGAATGCTGCTCATATTGAACCAGGACGACGAGGAGAAACGCTCACAATTGAGGAATTTGCCCGTTTAAGTGACGAGCTCCTACATTATTTTCAACATGTATCGTAA
- a CDS encoding tRNA1(Val) (adenine(37)-N6)-methyltransferase → MVMLKDDERLDYLLAEDLRIIQSPSVFAFSLDAVLLAKFVYVPIQKGNILDLCSGNGIIPLLLSTRTKGQITGVEIQERLYDMATRSIEYNQLDSRIHMIHGDIKEMPKLLGHGKFDSITCNPPYFATPNKDEINENEHLAIARHEILCTLEDTVRVSSQLVRQGGKVAFVHRPGRLLEIITLMRKYRLEPKRIQFVHPKIGKDANTLLIEAIKDGQPDLKILPPLFVYGNDQQYTSEVKEILYGE, encoded by the coding sequence ATGGTTATGTTAAAGGACGATGAACGATTAGATTATTTATTAGCAGAGGACCTGCGGATTATTCAAAGTCCATCTGTTTTTGCATTTTCACTTGATGCTGTGTTGTTGGCAAAATTCGTTTATGTGCCGATTCAAAAGGGAAATATCCTTGATTTATGTAGTGGTAATGGTATTATTCCACTTTTGTTAAGTACGAGGACAAAAGGTCAAATCACAGGTGTTGAGATTCAAGAACGATTATATGATATGGCAACCCGTAGCATTGAATACAATCAGCTTGATTCTCGCATACACATGATTCATGGTGATATTAAGGAGATGCCGAAACTTCTTGGTCATGGGAAATTTGATAGTATTACTTGTAACCCTCCCTACTTTGCTACTCCGAATAAGGATGAAATCAATGAAAATGAGCATTTAGCGATTGCTCGTCATGAAATTCTCTGCACTTTAGAGGATACAGTGCGTGTATCCAGTCAGCTTGTCAGGCAGGGTGGGAAGGTAGCCTTTGTCCACCGACCAGGTCGATTATTAGAAATTATTACGTTAATGCGGAAATATCGTTTAGAGCCAAAAAGAATTCAGTTTGTCCATCCCAAGATTGGAAAGGATGCAAATACTCTATTAATAGAGGCAATAAAAGATGGTCAGCCAGATTTGAAGATTTTGCCGCCTTTATTTGTTTATGGGAATGATCAACAATATACATCAGAGGTTAAAGAGATTTTATATGGAGAATAG
- the yabG gene encoding sporulation peptidase YabG, translated as MAINMMDVVGRKSYHCDILFRVIDLREEAGRKIAILYGEDFRLIADAPYDDLIKMNPSEQRKKSQQFRSMEEQSFELFRQDVSLLKEKQEYDASDGYSKDIGIFQVPGKVLHIDGDPSYLKKCLLLYEKVGVPVYGVHCNEKEMPLKIGQLIDYYRPDILVITGHDSYSKSKGKMSDIHAYRHSLHFMQTVLEARKKVPHLDQLVIFAGACQSHFESLIQAGANFASSPSRVNIHALDPVYIVAKISFTPFMERINVWDVLRNTLTGEKGLGGIETKGVLRTGMPYKLPLDD; from the coding sequence ATGGCGATAAACATGATGGATGTAGTCGGAAGAAAGTCATACCATTGTGACATATTGTTTCGTGTAATCGATCTAAGAGAAGAGGCAGGTCGAAAAATTGCCATTCTTTACGGAGAGGATTTTCGACTCATTGCTGATGCACCATATGATGATCTTATTAAAATGAATCCATCTGAACAAAGGAAGAAATCCCAACAATTCCGTTCAATGGAAGAACAATCATTTGAACTATTTCGCCAAGATGTCAGTTTGCTGAAAGAGAAACAAGAATACGATGCAAGTGATGGATATAGTAAAGATATTGGTATCTTTCAAGTGCCGGGAAAGGTTCTTCACATTGACGGTGATCCCTCATATTTAAAGAAATGTCTTTTATTATATGAAAAAGTCGGGGTTCCTGTTTATGGGGTTCATTGCAATGAAAAGGAAATGCCACTGAAGATTGGTCAATTAATCGATTATTATCGGCCAGATATTTTGGTTATCACTGGTCATGATTCTTATTCGAAGTCAAAAGGGAAAATGTCGGATATTCATGCATACCGCCATTCATTGCATTTTATGCAAACGGTGTTAGAGGCTAGGAAAAAGGTGCCACACTTAGATCAGTTAGTTATTTTTGCAGGAGCATGCCAATCCCATTTTGAGTCATTAATTCAAGCAGGAGCAAATTTTGCAAGTTCCCCTTCCCGAGTAAATATTCACGCGCTTGACCCTGTTTATATCGTAGCAAAGATTAGTTTTACTCCTTTTATGGAAAGAATTAATGTTTGGGATGTGTTAAGAAATACACTAACAGGTGAAAAAGGCTTAGGTGGAATTGAGACAAAGGGAGTCCTTCGAACAGGCATGCCTTATAAATTACCATTAGACGATTAG
- the purR gene encoding pur operon repressor, translating into MKFRRSERLLDMAHYLTEHPRELVSLSYFADRYKSAKSSISEDLAIIKDTFEQRGIGTLQTVPGAAGGVKYYVKVNETEARPFVEELCELMSSPERLLPGGYLYMTDIIGDPSIVRKAGRLFASAYAYANIDAVMTVATKGIPLAYAVASQINVPVVIVRPDSKVTEGSTVSINYVSGSTKRIQTMVLSKRSLAEGTKVLIVDDFMKAGGTVNGMKSLLAEFKADLTGIAVLVESENIEERLVDEYISLVRLSDVDERAKTVKVSEGNYFTLAGNMSWEK; encoded by the coding sequence ATGAAATTCCGGCGGAGTGAACGTTTGCTAGACATGGCTCATTATTTAACTGAGCACCCTCGCGAGTTAGTATCATTATCCTATTTTGCTGATCGATATAAATCAGCTAAATCATCAATTAGTGAAGATTTAGCGATTATTAAAGATACATTCGAGCAAAGAGGGATAGGCACATTACAGACAGTCCCAGGTGCGGCAGGTGGAGTTAAGTATTATGTGAAGGTGAATGAAACAGAGGCAAGACCATTTGTTGAGGAATTGTGTGAGTTAATGTCGAGTCCAGAACGGCTTCTTCCTGGTGGGTATTTATATATGACCGATATTATTGGGGATCCTTCTATTGTTCGAAAAGCCGGTCGTTTGTTTGCATCTGCCTATGCCTATGCTAATATTGATGCGGTAATGACAGTGGCTACAAAGGGTATTCCACTTGCTTATGCAGTGGCAAGTCAAATCAATGTTCCCGTTGTCATTGTAAGACCAGATAGCAAGGTAACAGAAGGTTCAACCGTTAGTATTAACTATGTATCTGGCTCTACGAAACGAATTCAAACGATGGTTCTTTCAAAACGGAGCTTAGCCGAAGGGACAAAGGTTCTCATTGTTGACGATTTCATGAAGGCGGGCGGAACTGTTAATGGCATGAAGAGCTTATTAGCGGAGTTTAAAGCTGATCTAACGGGTATAGCTGTATTAGTTGAATCAGAAAATATTGAGGAACGATTAGTCGATGAATACATATCTTTGGTTAGACTATCTGATGTGGATGAGAGAGCCAAAACCGTGAAGGTAAGTGAAGGAAATTATTTCACATTAGCCGGAAATATGTCTTGGGAAAAATAA
- the veg gene encoding biofilm formation stimulator Veg translates to MPKTLADIKKALDSNLGKRLMLKANGGRRKTIERSGVLAETYPSVFVIELDQEENAFERVSYSYADILTETVQITFYEDPSGNIALS, encoded by the coding sequence ATGCCAAAAACATTAGCGGATATTAAGAAAGCTCTCGACTCAAATTTAGGGAAAAGACTGATGCTAAAGGCGAATGGGGGACGTAGAAAGACGATTGAACGTTCCGGTGTTTTAGCAGAAACGTATCCTTCTGTATTTGTAATTGAGTTGGATCAAGAAGAAAACGCGTTTGAACGGGTATCATATAGCTACGCAGATATTTTAACAGAGACGGTTCAGATTACCTTCTATGAAGATCCATCAGGCAATATTGCTTTAAGTTAA